Within Candidatus Thorarchaeota archaeon, the genomic segment ATGAAGGGTATGTTGTTGGTGGGATGGAGGCATTGGTGCAAAAAGTGGTCGATCAGATCAATGGCGACTACCTCTTGAACACACCTGTTGAGAAAATTACTGAGCGAGATGGTCATGTCGTCGGAGTCACCGCTGGTGGTGTTGATCTTGCTCATAATCGTGTTGTCAGTAATATTCCTCTCTGGTCCATGCCTTCTATCATCCAGTCTGATAACACTCATGTTCATGACTTCTTTGAGCGATGGAGCCACATGCGTGTTACTCGTGGTGTCACTCTCTGGTTAGGACTTGATGAGGTAGTCATTGGCGATCGCAAGTCGCGTGTCATAGTCCATCCCAATCCAAATCGCTGGATCGTATCAGTCTCAAGTTTTGACCCATCTTGCGCTCCTGAAGGAAAAGAATTGGTGGCGATTGCCATGATGGCCTTGGAAGGAAAGAGCCTCCAAGAACATGTTGAGATCATGAAGAGCCATGGTTTTGAGAAGTATCATGGTGACGTGTTGGATCATATTGAGATGGAGCATCCACAGACCTCGTATGCTACTCGTGCCGCGCTCATCCCCGGGCAGACCGACCTTGACCGTCCTGGCCCCCGAACTCCTATCAAGGGTTTCTATATTGTGGGGACTGATACTGCTGGATCTGGTGTGGGATTGCAACAGGCCGCCAATTCGGCTCAAGGTGTAGTCACAGCATTGAAACAAGATACGTGATCTGGTTAAATATACCGTCACTTTCTTAGACGCAACGAAAAGGTTTTACATCATGATATGCGTGTTGCAATTGACCAAACTGGTCAATTGACTAGGAGTCCTAATAATGCCAGTTATTGAAATCCGATGGCACGGCAGAGGTGGACAAGGCGGAGTGACCTCCGCAGAGCTGTTGGCTAAGGCCGCCTATTATGACGGATACAAAGGTGTACAAGCGTTCCCCTACTTTGGTGCAGAACGTCGCGGGGCACCTGTAAAGGCCTTCACAAGAATCTCAGACCGGGAAATCAATGTCCGGAGCCAGATCTACGAACCCGATATTGTTGCAGTATTAGACCCAGGAATTGTTGACCTCATTGATGTCACTGAGGGTCTCAAAGATGATGGGAAGATCATCATCAATACTCACAAACGCCCTGACGAATTTCATTTCGAGCGTGGTCATGTCTATACTTATGATGGAACTGGGATTGCCCTCAAACATGGCCTTCTTGTTGCTGGTCTCCCTGTTGTTAATACTACTATGCTTGGTGCCTTTGCTAAGGCTACTGGCTTGGTCAAACTTGAGACCGTTCAAAAGGTGATCATGGAGAAATGGCCTGGCAAGGTTGGCGAGAAGAATGCGAAAGGTGCCAAGGAAGCCTATGACTTCTGCATAGATTAAATAAAATACGAGTCGTGTCGGAAGCAAGCAATTAGCCTCCGACGCAGGCTCTCTCTTTGGAATTTTATTTCATGGAAGATTTTTCTGTTACCTGTTTGTTATAGTGGTGTTTCTTGATTCCTTCTTTTATCCGTACATTCCCTCATAGCTTGGTGTTGAGGGTCCTACGGCCGGGCGTTTCATACCTTGTACCTGTTGGGCCATCTCTTCCATCTTCTTGCGGATTTGATCTGCACTCTCAACAAGTTCACTGACATCAATGTTGAATGCATATAGCCGGTTGAGTGCTTCAAGGAGTTGCACGGCGCCCTCTGGATCAGGAATGACCGCTATTGCTGGTGTCAGAAGCGCGAAACCTACCATATCCCTGCATAAGGTCTCTGAGAGAATGGACCCCGCAATTCCTGTTATGAGACCTTTTTTGAACATCTCAAGTTGCGAGTCCTTTGAGAGTTCTGCGATCTTCTCCTCCTCAGCCGCATAGAGAACCTTACGGTCCTTTGGGAGGCCTTGGACTGGAATGCCATCAAGAATAACGGTTTCCTTCACACCTATCTGTGCAGCCCAATCAAGAATGGCCGAGCTGACAGCATACATTCCGTTTTCCGCAACTGGTAACTCGGTCGTGACCACAATCAGGTTACGTTTCTCGTGACCATAGATGCGAAATGGGTGTCTCAGCCTGCCATCCATAAAAATCGCGGCGGACGGAATGTACCTCGATCGCACATGCGCAATCTCGGTCATCTCAAATTGCTCAATGATGGTATTGGCAGCCATTATCCCGACAACACCTGCACTGGGGAAGCAGCACACAAGTAGGGGATTGTCGAGATCAATAGTTTTTGTTTGGACTACCTTCGCTTCGGGATATCCTAAGACACTGGAACTTTGTTCTTCCATTTTGATACGCCCATCTCAGTGGTATGCATTTAGTCCGATATTAACATTGAGTCGTAGTCAATTAACGGTGAGTTTGTAAGGCTTCGTGTGCATCACTACTATTGATTCTAATGAGATTTCGCACGCACAAGATCATGCCCCCTCCCATCGTTGAG encodes:
- a CDS encoding PAC2 family protein; its protein translation is MEEQSSSVLGYPEAKVVQTKTIDLDNPLLVCCFPSAGVVGIMAANTIIEQFEMTEIAHVRSRYIPSAAIFMDGRLRHPFRIYGHEKRNLIVVTTELPVAENGMYAVSSAILDWAAQIGVKETVILDGIPVQGLPKDRKVLYAAEEEKIAELSKDSQLEMFKKGLITGIAGSILSETLCRDMVGFALLTPAIAVIPDPEGAVQLLEALNRLYAFNIDVSELVESADQIRKKMEEMAQQVQGMKRPAVGPSTPSYEGMYG
- a CDS encoding FAD-dependent oxidoreductase is translated as MHEIFIDRVDPSDYDVLVAGGGAGGLLTSLALSAEGKRVLIIEKGDRLGGVWYGYWVDGYRVDHGLHVITRVTRGAFTQFMRTYLPQPPEFILHDGWFFRVHDRVGTIPTSVGQTLRWPLTGMRGRLGLAKIGAKIKTMKLEEMKKYKDITFLEFMRQKNALYQPMLDVMQSAIYMAAGVGVDEASAYEALRTLKDTDKETSKLTTIKKLLFGSSEYDEGYVVGGMEALVQKVVDQINGDYLLNTPVEKITERDGHVVGVTAGGVDLAHNRVVSNIPLWSMPSIIQSDNTHVHDFFERWSHMRVTRGVTLWLGLDEVVIGDRKSRVIVHPNPNRWIVSVSSFDPSCAPEGKELVAIAMMALEGKSLQEHVEIMKSHGFEKYHGDVLDHIEMEHPQTSYATRAALIPGQTDLDRPGPRTPIKGFYIVGTDTAGSGVGLQQAANSAQGVVTALKQDT
- a CDS encoding pyruvate ferredoxin oxidoreductase subunit gamma; protein product: MPVIEIRWHGRGGQGGVTSAELLAKAAYYDGYKGVQAFPYFGAERRGAPVKAFTRISDREINVRSQIYEPDIVAVLDPGIVDLIDVTEGLKDDGKIIINTHKRPDEFHFERGHVYTYDGTGIALKHGLLVAGLPVVNTTMLGAFAKATGLVKLETVQKVIMEKWPGKVGEKNAKGAKEAYDFCID